A stretch of DNA from Odocoileus virginianus isolate 20LAN1187 ecotype Illinois chromosome 7, Ovbor_1.2, whole genome shotgun sequence:
TGGGCAAACACCAGGGGGCTGACTGCCACCCACCGCCCTGTGCGTCCagtctccttccccagctgtgctCACCTCACCTCCAGAAGGTGTGAGGTGAGCACAGTGCCAGCTGCACTTCCCTTGTCAGATGTGTGAATTGAGGTCAGTTAtgtcacctctctgggcctctgtttccatGAGTGTGCCATGAAGTTGGTGACACCTACTTCACAGGGTTCTTGTAAGAAGCCATTGAGATACCAGTCCTTAGAAGGagttagcacagtgcctgagaCATAGTAGGAGCTTTAGGAAAGGTCGTTCTGttcccctgcctctgcctccgCCCTCTCCACACACATAGAACAAGTTTGAGTCCAAGCCAGGAGGACCCACACACATACCGCCCTCCTTCCCATGTGGCAGAGGGCTGGTGGGCAGGAGTGGTCCCCACCGAAAACAAGCTTGGCAGCCTATGGCACCCAGTATCTATCATGGGGGCACTTGGCCCAAGGTCACTGCCAGGGCACAGCCTCACCCAAAAGTCAGGGGTAGGACTCAGAAGCCAGCTTCCTTAAGCTTCAGGCCTTAGAAGGGCCCTTAGAAGTGGGCTTCTGGGGGCTGCAGCCCAATGGCTCAGGTGAAGGAGGAAGCAAAAGGGAAGGGTGGCAGCAAAGGAGGAATGGAGTTTTGTGGGCTTGGAGTGATGAGGTTAGAGTTCAGAATGAGGTCTGGGTCCAGGGTGAGGGCAGAGAACAGAGAATCCAGAGGAGGCAAGAGATGGTTCCTTACTTTCACTCTCATTGGAGGAAGGTGGGTACGCGATGCACTTGGATGGTGTTTCTTCGCCTGTGAGAGCAGAAAGAAGGGTCATTAAGTGGGCGTCAGACCCTGGAGGCCAGGAAGACTTGTCCTGGCTGGTATGCCCTGCTTCTGTCACAGATACCTTTGCTCGTGTCCCCTTGGCAATGCTGGCCCAGctgcacgcgcgcgcacacacacacacacacactcacacagaggcATATTTTCACTTCACAGCCAGGCATGCCCCGCCCATCGCCATGACACCCCCATGGGTGTGTGGATACCTGCCCACACCTCTGTCTAGTCCACTACCCCTTGTCTTCTCacctacacaaacacacacacacacacactcactcctaACTCACACCGCAGGTCATATATCACAGCCCTGGAATTGTCGTGAGCAGACACACTCCCAGCCCAAGTTcatatgcttagtcactcagtcgtgtcctgctctgtgcgaccccatggactggagcccgccaggctcctctgtccacgggatctcccaggcaagaatcctagagtggattcccatttccttctccaccggTTCCTATACTCTCTCCCATTAAGAAACCCCACTGTCATAAACAGAGCCCAGTATGCCCTTCCTCTCCACCATACCCAGCGACCCAGAAAGAGGTGTTCACAGCTCCACATCCCATACCACCCCTGGAGTGCCAGCGCCACCCAAACAGAATCAGACACCCCCTGGCACAGTGTCACACCACCAGACACACAGCGCCACCCCCCCACCAGCCACTCCGTCCTCTGCTCATCCTCCCGGACAAGCTCAGACACCATCCCCACAGTGACAGCCGCCCCTGGCCGACCCACAGAGCGGGGGCTCACCTCTCTGCACCTGCAGCTCCATGGCTCCAAAGAGCCGCTGCTCCGAGTGGTGGTGCCTGAGCTCCACCACCAGGCAGCAGTAGAGGCCGCCATCCAGCAGGGTCAGGTTGCGCATGGTGATGGTGAAGTTGCCGTGGTGGTCGGAGGCCGACTCCAGCCCGTATCGCTGGGCCAGATCCTGGCTGGTGTTGGCCTGGTGGCCACTGTGGTGCAGGTGGAGGTCCTGGAACGTGAGGTTGCGGATGGGCCGGCGCTCCGAGCAGACCTGCACCTCGCCCCGTGAGCTGCGGTACCAGGTCTTATAGAAGGTCACGTCGTGCCCTTTGGCCAGGGGGCCCAAGAGCCTGCAGGTGAGGGTGACGTTCTGCCCCTCGGGACACACGTACAGGGAATAGGGCGTGGCAATCTTGAACGCTGTCACCAGGCCTGCTCAGAGAGATGAGAGCCCGTCACCCACCTGAGCCAGCAATACTCCCAATACCCACCGGAGTAGGGAAGAACCTCGGCCTGGGGCTTCACAGATATGGGTTCCCCAGCCACAAGCTCAGGGCCAGTCAGCTGACCTCCCCAAGCCTCAGCTTCTTCTTTTGCTCGTGAAGCCGGCTCCCTCCAGGCTGTGTGGGAGGAGCCACAAGAGCCTCCCCAGGTAAAGCTGGATGAGGCGTAGGCGAGACAGCAGGCAGGCGGCAGGGTGGGCCCGGCACGAAGCATCCCTCTCCCAGCTGGCACATGTGTGCTGACCCCAgctcctgtcccctcactgcaGGCACCGTGGCTCTgcccaggcctggcccctggcACTTGCAGTTCCCGTGCTCAGCACATCAGTGGGGAGAAGCAGAAGGCAGTTTGGGAACAGCAGCCTCTTGCCCTGGACCACCCCTCTGGAGGCCATCGGCATCTATTCCCACTCCTGGGGCCGGCATGCCCCGCACCCCCCTCATCAGAGCATCTGCCCGTGTGAGGCCTGTGCCAGGTGCTCTGTGTCACCTGTATGCTGAAGACAGAGCATCCCTTAGGAGCTTATGGCCTAGCTGGGTAGACAAGTCCTACATCCTGACAAAGTAACCCCACAGGACAAAGGGTAAAGCCGAGCCAGCCTTCAGGGCACTTGAAGGAAAGAGGATGTGACCTTCCTGGGGATAGTCAAGAGACTTCTTAAAGGAAGGAGAGTCTTTGGGGTTGATGGACAGACAGGAGCCCAGCACATGGAAGGGGGTAAAGCAAGAATACCCAAGGTGTCTCAGGGACAAGGACAGGTGTGCAGAAAAGGTCATTTCACCCAGGCACCTGCCTACCACCTGGTCTTCTGAGAcgttttctcattcattttgttTCAATAAGCAAATGAAGCCATCCCCTGGTCCTCTTTACCCTACCCCCATCTCCCAGCATGTAACCATGTTGACCCCCTAAAGCACTGTCCCTTTAACAGAAAATTCTGTCTagctgtgagcctcagtttcctcatgtgtgcAGTGAGGAAAATATTAGCTACAGTGGGGTTGTGAGAGGACAGAATGAGGGGAAGAGGAGAACACGATATGTGAGCTCTCATGCCTTCTGCAGACATCAGCGGGATAGCTATAGTTACTAGACATTagtgatgttttcattttatttggcaTCTCAAGGGTTGTTGTGGACTGACAGGGAAGGAGGGTTTGGAAATATGTACAGGATCCAAATGGATATGCCCCTTCCATTGCCATTGCCTGAACCCAAGATAATAATGCCACTTCTTTCCAGATTCCCTTTCCCTGTTTTACAGCCTATCTCCCTACCCCTACCCAGAAGAGCTGAAAGCCTGGCCCAATCAGGAGAGAGGCAGCTGCTGTAGCTTTGTAATTGGCTCAGCCTGCAAAGGAGTCCAATATCTGGGAGTTACATAGACTCTGAGCTTCAGATGCCTCGCTGTAAAACACAGAAGTGGAACAGCTCCCTGCCAGAGTTGAGGCAAAACTACAGATAATTTATGTGAAATGCTCTGAAAGTTGAGGCTTGGTACCTGGGAACTAGATAGGTCTCTAAGTCATTTCTGCAATTCAAAAGATATTTCTTAGGAGTGAAAATAGAACAGAGAAGGCTGCTTTGAATGCTCTCTCACTAAAGTGTGAATGACTGACAACAGCTGTGGCCCAATCTTGGCATGCTTGCATATTTAAAGCAGAGTGTGAGGCGGCAGCAAAGACATTTCCCccaaagaatatgtctgcaaggGTGGAGTTCTAAGCCCCAGAGGGTAAGAAGGACAGATATGCACCAGAGCCTCCCACTCCCAGCACCCGCATGTGAGAGGGAGCCACATCTAGGACTCCCAGACTTTTGGGAAGTCATTGCCAAGGTGAGCAGAGACTTCAGAACTTCTTTAGTCAAGATGCTCATCTCCTTTTCAGGGAGAAATACAGATGTCAACAAAGGGAAAGTGGTTTGCCTGAAGTTCTGGAGGGTATAAACTCAGAACCTGAAGCATGGGGCTTCAGGTAAAGAAGGATCTAATTAGGACTAGAAGAATAATAAATAGGATGGGCATGGCTAACAACCCAGTAAGCCAGctgttatttttattcctatctcaccaatgaggaaactgaggcacagagatgttaagtaactcaCTGAAGTTCACAGAAAATACTAGAGTCAGAATTAAACTCAAGCACTTAGACACTGTACTAAAAAATTTCAGATTTTGGCAGCCCACAGGCCATATTCAgccttcaaatatattttacttgAACCTcaaagtattttacttttttttttttttttgagattgccAAAATTTAAAGACCAAGAATTTGATACAAAAATTTTGACTTCTAGCTTCTCTTTGAAAATCAGAGCATTAACACTAAACCCAGCTTTCCagatggtactagtggtaaagaatctgcc
This window harbors:
- the VSIR gene encoding V-type immunoglobulin domain-containing suppressor of T-cell activation, with amino-acid sequence MGFPPVPEAGSRRWRPVLLAFLLAASRGLVTAFKIATPYSLYVCPEGQNVTLTCRLLGPLAKGHDVTFYKTWYRSSRGEVQVCSERRPIRNLTFQDLHLHHSGHQANTSQDLAQRYGLESASDHHGNFTITMRNLTLLDGGLYCCLVVELRHHHSEQRLFGAMELQVQRGEETPSKCIAYPPSSNESESITAAALATSACIVGILCLPLILLLVYKQRQVASNRRAQELVRMDSNNVQGIENPGFETSPPSHGMLEAKPRQPLTYMAQRQPSESGRHLLSEPNTPLSPPGPGDVFFPSLDPVPDSPNSEAV